From Myxococcales bacterium, a single genomic window includes:
- a CDS encoding EAL domain-containing protein, whose product MTAMPAVPPPISQAGERRDTPTPGSSVRGAVLLVDDDQAIVRSFSRALRANGFAVTPAYDGEEALRLISETRFDAVVSDIAMPGMDGVQLLRRVRERDLVVPVILVTGDPKVSTAVEAMEFGAFRYLSKPVEMDALIGAVEKGVTYHRMARAKARAAELLGNVAAPGDRAGLEASFARTLDTLWMAFHPIVDPKKRVVFGHEALMRSREPSLPHPGAILDAAERLDALDSLGRTVRERSALPVVDAPESGLLFVNLHVNDLLDPTLTSPDSALSKIADRVVLEITERAALDRVGDVRARVAALRAMGFRIAVDDLGAGYAGLTSFALLEPEVVKLDMSLIRDVDKNPTKQKVVRSMTVLSKDMGMLVVAEGVETPAERDTLIDLGCDLLQGFLFAKPSPPFPQVAW is encoded by the coding sequence ATGACTGCAATGCCCGCCGTCCCTCCCCCCATCAGCCAAGCCGGCGAGCGCCGTGACACCCCGACTCCCGGCTCGTCAGTCCGGGGCGCCGTTCTCCTGGTCGACGACGATCAGGCCATCGTGCGGAGCTTCTCCCGCGCGTTGCGGGCCAACGGTTTCGCCGTGACCCCAGCCTATGATGGTGAGGAAGCGCTGCGACTGATCTCCGAGACCCGATTCGACGCCGTCGTCAGTGACATCGCAATGCCCGGAATGGACGGTGTGCAGCTGCTGCGACGCGTGCGTGAGCGCGACCTGGTCGTTCCGGTGATCCTGGTCACCGGCGATCCGAAGGTGTCGACGGCCGTCGAGGCCATGGAGTTCGGCGCGTTCCGCTACCTTTCCAAACCGGTCGAGATGGACGCGCTGATCGGCGCCGTCGAAAAAGGCGTGACCTACCACCGCATGGCGCGCGCCAAGGCACGCGCCGCGGAGTTGCTCGGCAACGTGGCCGCGCCTGGTGATCGCGCGGGGCTCGAGGCGAGCTTCGCCCGCACCCTCGACACCCTGTGGATGGCGTTCCACCCCATCGTCGACCCGAAGAAGCGCGTCGTCTTCGGACATGAAGCCCTGATGCGCAGCCGCGAGCCGTCGCTACCGCACCCCGGCGCGATCCTCGACGCCGCCGAACGCCTGGACGCGCTCGACTCGCTCGGGCGAACGGTCCGCGAGCGCTCGGCACTGCCGGTGGTCGACGCACCGGAGAGCGGCCTCTTGTTCGTGAACCTCCACGTCAACGATCTGTTGGACCCGACGCTCACGAGTCCCGACAGCGCCCTGTCCAAGATCGCCGACCGGGTGGTGCTGGAGATCACCGAGCGCGCAGCGCTCGATCGGGTGGGTGATGTGCGCGCCCGCGTCGCGGCCCTGCGCGCCATGGGGTTTCGCATCGCCGTCGACGATCTGGGTGCCGGTTACGCCGGACTCACGAGCTTCGCGCTGCTCGAGCCCGAGGTCGTCAAGCTCGACATGTCCCTGATTCGTGACGTCGACAAGAACCCCACCAAACAGAAGGTCGTCCGCTCGATGACGGTGCTGTCGAAGGACATGGGCATGCTGGTGGTCGCCGAAGGTGTGGAGACGCCCGCCGAGCGCGACACCCTGATCGACCTCGGGTGTGATCTGTTGCAAGGGTTCTTGTTCGCCAAGCCGTCGCCCCCCTTCCCCCAGGTCGCGTGGTAG
- a CDS encoding diguanylate cyclase yields MVARPDSLDPVTLSPVARKPLLPPRPERVTPNSETRPEMPAVCPPLPVRFPSETDEELDGGRITQISIPPELDTSRDRVLLLRLDGVDGGQLVALTHFTATIGRELDNSLRINEGGISRHHARIAWEDDAHWVEDLASRNGTYVKGRRVNKAPLADGDLVQFGPHACFRYTVTDSLHEQLLRKLHESSTIDVLTGACNRRHFDARLKAELSYARRHNADLAVVMLDIDHFKRVNDTHGHLTGDAVIRHVAALTRGQLRAEDLAARYGGEELVVLLRGTDVRGAVRVAERIRATIEVLPARVDGTTVMVTVSGGCAALSEPNAAADGADLVARADTRLYEAKQRGRNRVVGSESS; encoded by the coding sequence ATGGTGGCGAGGCCCGACTCCCTGGACCCGGTCACCCTGAGCCCGGTGGCTCGCAAACCGCTGCTGCCCCCGCGGCCGGAGCGGGTGACGCCAAACTCGGAGACTCGGCCCGAGATGCCGGCGGTGTGTCCGCCGCTGCCGGTGCGATTTCCCAGCGAGACCGACGAGGAGCTGGACGGCGGGCGTATCACGCAGATCAGCATCCCGCCGGAGCTGGACACCTCACGCGACCGGGTCCTCCTGCTTCGCCTGGACGGCGTCGATGGAGGACAGCTGGTGGCACTCACACACTTCACCGCCACCATCGGGCGGGAGCTCGACAACTCGCTGCGCATCAACGAGGGCGGAATCAGTCGGCACCACGCCCGGATTGCCTGGGAAGACGACGCCCACTGGGTCGAAGATCTGGCCTCTCGCAACGGCACGTACGTCAAGGGTCGGCGCGTCAACAAGGCACCGCTCGCGGACGGCGACCTCGTGCAGTTCGGGCCGCACGCCTGCTTTCGCTACACCGTGACCGACAGCCTGCACGAGCAGCTGCTGCGCAAGCTGCACGAGTCGAGCACCATCGACGTGCTCACGGGCGCCTGCAACCGGCGCCACTTCGACGCCCGGCTGAAGGCGGAGCTGTCGTACGCCCGACGCCACAACGCGGATCTCGCGGTCGTGATGCTCGACATCGATCACTTCAAGCGTGTCAACGACACCCACGGCCACTTGACCGGAGACGCCGTGATTCGCCATGTCGCCGCGCTGACCCGCGGACAATTGCGCGCAGAAGATCTGGCGGCGCGCTACGGCGGTGAAGAGCTGGTCGTGCTGCTTCGCGGCACCGATGTGAGAGGCGCGGTGCGTGTTGCAGAGCGTATCCGCGCCACGATCGAGGTCCTGCCGGCCCGAGTGGACGGAACCACGGTGATGGTCACGGTCAGTGGAGGCTGCGCTGCGCTCTCGGAGCCCAACGCCGCCGCCGACGGCGCGGATCTCGTGGCCCGCGCCGATACGCGCCTCTATGAAGCGAAACAGCGGGGGAGAAATCGCGTCGTTGGCTCCGAGTCGAGCTGA
- a CDS encoding transposase, producing MEQNPQARTIHLIVDNYVIHSSKVTREVLAHFADKIQLHFLPPYCPDANRIERVWLDLHANVTRNHRCVTLPELMRHVRRFLNDFNRRHTRGLALRRAA from the coding sequence GTGGAGCAGAACCCGCAAGCCCGCACCATCCACCTCATCGTCGACAACTACGTCATCCACAGCAGCAAGGTCACACGCGAGGTCCTCGCTCACTTCGCCGACAAGATCCAGCTACACTTCCTGCCTCCCTACTGCCCGGACGCCAACCGCATCGAGCGCGTTTGGCTCGACCTCCACGCCAATGTCACCAGGAACCATCGCTGCGTCACACTTCCCGAGTTGATGCGCCATGTCCGACGCTTCCTCAATGACTTCAACCGTCGCCACACTCGCGGCCTCGCGCTGCGGCGGGCGGCCTGA